Proteins from a genomic interval of Aspergillus flavus chromosome 7, complete sequence:
- a CDS encoding oxidoreductase (hypothetical protein Ao3042_09729), translating into MAITLDGGIALVTGAASGIGKETVFALAQAGVEGVILADLNLSGAELVAQESTKPWATNSYFRTTAVQADVSDEAAVNNMVDVAVKEFGRIDYCVHAAGIGSISGATTEHLKIDVYDQIMAVNARGTMLVLRAVSAVMAKQEPRMHQSARHGTSRSLGRGSIVVVSSVNGTMVAPGMLSYTASKHAVAGIAKTAAIDNIKNHIRVNVVAPFYTETPMFEASLKRVPELGAAIKAITPLKRAAAPEEVADPIVFLCSPAASYTNGATLIIDSGITLTIPRTSL; encoded by the exons ATGGCTATTACACTGGACGGCGGCATTGCTCTTGTCACAGGC GCTGCCTCAGGAATCGGCAAGGAGACGGTCTTTGCCCTCGCCCAAGCCGGTGTAGAAGGCGTCATCCTTGCCGATTTGAACCTCAGTGGCGCTGAATTAGTCGCTCAGGAGAGCACAAAACCATGGGCTACTAACTCCTATTTTCGCACGACAGCAGTCCAGGCGGACGTCTCTGACGAGGCTGCCGTGAACAACATGGTTGATGTAGCAGTGAAAGAGTTTGGCAGAATTGACTACTGTGTACATGCAGCGGGG atagGTAGCATTTCCGGGGCGACAACTGAGCATCTCAAGATCGACGTCTATGATCAGATAATGGCAGTCAATGCTCGAGGCACAATGTTAGTCTTGCGAGCTGTCTCGGCGGTGATGGCTAAACAGGAACCTCGCATGCACCAGAGTGCCCGTCACGGTACTTCGCGTAGCCTCGGCCGTGGCTCTATTGTTGTGGTTAGTTCTGTGAATGGAACCATGGTTGCGCCCGGGATGTTGTCATATACAGCGTCCAAGCACGCTGTAGCAGGCATAGCCAAAACAGCAG CTATTGACAACATCAAGAACCATATCCGAGTTAATGTCGTTGCCCCCTTTTACACCGAAACCCCAATGTTCGAAGCTAGCTTGAAGCGAGTCCCTGAACTGGGCGCTGCTATCAAAGCAATCACCCCATTGAAAAGAGCTGCAGCCCCCGAAGAAGTTGCGGATCCGATTGTGTTCCTGTGCAGTCCAGCAGCAAGTTACACGAATGGAGCCACGCTTATCATCGACAGCGGAATAACGCTCACCATTCCCCGGACCAGTCTGTGA